A portion of the Streptomyces platensis genome contains these proteins:
- the thyX gene encoding FAD-dependent thymidylate synthase, with the protein MSQTPAESAASPDSAAVSFRSEVTVELVKHSAADSDVLWAARVSTAGEQSLEELQKDPERSKGLINYLMRDRHGSPFEHNSMTFFISAPIFVFREFMRHRVGWSYNEESGRYRRLDPVFYVPGESRKLVQQGRPGKYEFVDGTQEQAELTGRVMEDSYRRAYEAYQEMLAAGVAREVARAVLPVGLFSSMYATCNARSLMHFLGLRTQHEQAKVPSFPQREIEMVGEQMEAHWAKLMPLTYGAFNANGRIAP; encoded by the coding sequence GTGTCCCAGACCCCTGCCGAGAGCGCTGCGAGCCCCGACAGCGCAGCCGTCAGCTTCCGGAGCGAGGTGACGGTCGAGCTGGTCAAGCACAGCGCCGCGGACAGCGATGTGCTGTGGGCGGCCCGTGTCTCCACGGCCGGCGAGCAGTCTCTTGAGGAGCTCCAGAAGGACCCGGAGCGCTCCAAGGGCTTGATCAACTACCTCATGCGGGACCGGCACGGCAGCCCGTTCGAGCACAACTCCATGACGTTCTTCATCAGCGCGCCGATCTTCGTCTTCCGCGAGTTCATGCGGCACCGCGTCGGCTGGTCGTACAACGAGGAATCCGGCCGCTACCGCCGGCTGGACCCGGTCTTCTACGTCCCCGGTGAGTCGCGCAAGCTCGTCCAGCAGGGCCGCCCCGGCAAGTACGAATTCGTCGACGGCACCCAGGAGCAGGCCGAGCTCACCGGCCGCGTCATGGAGGATTCCTACCGCCGGGCCTACGAGGCGTATCAGGAGATGCTCGCCGCCGGCGTCGCCCGCGAGGTCGCCCGCGCGGTGCTCCCCGTCGGCCTGTTCTCCTCGATGTACGCGACCTGCAATGCCCGCTCCCTGATGCACTTCCTGGGCCTGCGGACCCAGCACGAGCAGGCGAAGGTGCCGTCCTTCCCGCAGCGCGAGATCGAGATGGTCGGCGAGCAGATGGAGGCCCACTGGGCCAAGCTCATGCCGCTCACGTACGGCGCATTCAATGCGAATGGCCGGATCGCTCCGTAA
- the dapA gene encoding 4-hydroxy-tetrahydrodipicolinate synthase, with protein MAPTSTPQTPFGRVLTAMVTPFTPDGALDLDGAQRLAAHLVDSGNDGLIVNGTTGESPTTSDAEKSQLVRAVVDAVGDRAFVVAGAGTNDTHHSLELARAAQDAGAHGLLAVTPYYSKPPQEGLLRHFTAIADATELPVMLYDIPGRSGVPINTETMVRLAEHPRIVANKDAKGDLGRASWAIARSGLAWYSGDDMLNLPLLSVGAVGFVSVVGHIVTPELRALLDAHLNGDVTKATEIHQKLLPVFTGMFRTQGVITTKAALGLQGLPAGPLRLPLVELSPEETEQLTRDLAAGGVQL; from the coding sequence ATGGCTCCGACTTCCACACCGCAGACCCCCTTCGGGCGGGTGCTGACCGCCATGGTCACGCCATTCACGCCGGATGGCGCTCTCGATCTCGACGGCGCGCAGCGGCTCGCTGCCCATCTGGTGGACTCCGGCAATGACGGTCTCATCGTCAACGGCACCACCGGAGAGTCCCCGACCACCAGCGATGCGGAGAAATCGCAGCTGGTCCGCGCCGTGGTCGATGCGGTGGGCGACCGCGCCTTTGTCGTCGCCGGAGCCGGCACCAACGACACCCACCACAGCCTTGAGCTGGCCCGCGCCGCCCAGGACGCCGGCGCCCATGGCCTGCTCGCGGTGACCCCGTACTACAGCAAGCCCCCGCAGGAGGGCCTGCTCCGCCACTTCACGGCGATCGCGGACGCCACCGAGCTGCCGGTGATGCTCTACGACATCCCGGGCCGCAGCGGTGTCCCGATCAACACCGAGACCATGGTCCGGCTCGCCGAGCACCCCCGGATCGTCGCCAACAAGGACGCCAAGGGCGACCTCGGCCGCGCCAGCTGGGCCATCGCGCGCTCCGGCCTCGCCTGGTACAGCGGCGACGACATGCTGAACCTCCCGCTGCTGTCGGTCGGCGCCGTCGGCTTCGTCTCCGTGGTCGGCCACATCGTGACCCCCGAGCTGCGCGCCCTCCTGGACGCCCACCTCAACGGCGACGTCACCAAGGCCACCGAGATCCACCAGAAGCTGCTGCCCGTCTTCACCGGCATGTTCCGCACCCAGGGAGTCATCACGACGAAGGCCGCGCTCGGCCTCCAGGGTCTGCCGGCCGGTCCGCTGCGGCTGCCGCTCGTGGAGCTCTCCCCCGAGGAGACCGAGCAACTGACGCGCGATCTTGCCGCCGGCGGGGTACAGCTCTGA
- a CDS encoding ribonuclease J, with protein sequence MSHPHPELGAPPKLPKGGLRVTPLGGLGEIGRNMTVFEYDGRLLIVDCGVLFPEEEQPGIDLILPDFTSIRDRLDDIDGIVLTHGHEDHIGGVPYLLREKPDIPLIGSKLTLALIEAKLQEHRIRPYTLEVKEGHTERIGSFDCEFVAVNHSIPDALAVAIRTPAGMVVHTGDFKMDQLPLDRRLTDLPAFARLGEEGIDLLLSDSTNAEVPGFVPPERDISNVLRTVFANAQKRIIVASFASHVHRIQQILDAAHEYGRRVAFVGRSMVRNMGIARELGYLKVPAGLVVDVKVLDDLPDDEVVLVCTGSQGEPMAALSRMANRDHQIRIVQGDTVILASSLIPGNENAVYRVINGLTRWGADVVHKGNAKVHVSGHASAGELLYFYNICKPKNLMPVHGEWRHLRANAELGALTGVPKDRIVIAEDGVVVDLVGGVAKIVGKVKAGYVYVDGLSVGDVTEAHLKDRRILGDEGIISVYVVVDSTTGKIVGGPDIHARGSGIDDAAFSGVMPKIDEALAKSAQDGITEPHQLQQLVRRTVGKWVSDNYRRRPMILPVVVEV encoded by the coding sequence TTGAGTCATCCGCATCCTGAGCTCGGCGCCCCGCCGAAGCTTCCCAAGGGTGGCCTGCGCGTCACCCCCCTCGGCGGCCTGGGTGAAATCGGCCGCAACATGACGGTCTTCGAATACGACGGCCGGCTGCTGATCGTCGACTGCGGAGTGCTCTTCCCCGAGGAGGAGCAGCCCGGAATCGACCTGATCCTTCCGGACTTCACGTCCATCAGGGACCGTCTCGACGACATCGACGGCATCGTGCTCACCCACGGGCACGAGGACCACATCGGTGGCGTCCCCTACCTGCTGCGCGAGAAGCCGGACATCCCGCTCATCGGCTCGAAGCTGACCCTCGCCCTCATCGAGGCCAAGCTCCAGGAGCACCGCATCCGCCCCTACACCCTTGAGGTGAAGGAGGGCCACACCGAGCGGATCGGCTCGTTCGACTGCGAATTCGTCGCGGTCAACCACTCGATCCCGGACGCGCTGGCGGTCGCCATCCGCACCCCCGCGGGCATGGTCGTGCACACCGGCGACTTCAAGATGGACCAGCTCCCGCTGGACCGCCGTCTGACCGACCTCCCCGCCTTCGCGCGACTCGGCGAGGAAGGCATCGACCTTCTGCTCTCCGACTCCACGAACGCCGAGGTGCCGGGCTTCGTCCCACCCGAGCGGGACATCTCCAACGTCCTGCGCACGGTCTTCGCGAACGCCCAGAAGCGCATCATCGTCGCCAGCTTCGCCAGCCATGTGCACCGCATCCAGCAGATCCTCGACGCCGCCCATGAGTACGGCCGCCGGGTCGCCTTCGTCGGCCGCTCGATGGTCCGCAACATGGGCATCGCCCGCGAGCTGGGCTATCTGAAGGTCCCCGCCGGCCTGGTCGTCGACGTCAAGGTGCTCGACGATCTCCCGGACGACGAGGTCGTGCTGGTCTGCACGGGTTCTCAGGGCGAGCCGATGGCCGCCCTCTCCCGGATGGCCAACCGCGACCACCAGATCCGGATCGTCCAGGGCGACACGGTGATCCTGGCCTCGTCCCTCATCCCGGGCAACGAGAACGCGGTCTACCGCGTGATCAACGGCCTCACCCGCTGGGGCGCGGATGTGGTCCACAAGGGCAATGCCAAGGTCCATGTCTCGGGCCACGCCTCGGCCGGCGAGCTGCTGTACTTCTACAACATCTGCAAGCCGAAGAACCTCATGCCGGTGCACGGCGAATGGCGCCATCTGCGGGCCAACGCCGAGCTGGGCGCCCTGACCGGAGTGCCGAAGGACCGGATCGTCATCGCCGAGGACGGCGTGGTGGTCGACCTGGTCGGCGGCGTCGCCAAGATCGTCGGCAAGGTCAAGGCCGGCTACGTCTACGTCGACGGCCTCTCGGTCGGCGATGTCACCGAGGCCCACCTCAAGGACCGCCGGATCCTCGGCGACGAGGGCATCATCTCGGTCTACGTGGTCGTGGACAGCACCACCGGCAAGATCGTCGGTGGCCCGGACATCCACGCCCGTGGCTCGGGCATCGACGACGCCGCCTTCTCGGGCGTGATGCCCAAGATCGACGAGGCCCTGGCCAAGTCGGCACAGGACGGCATCACGGAGCCCCATCAGCTCCAGCAGCTGGTCCGCCGCACGGTCGGCAAGTGGGTGTCGGACAACTACCGCCGCCGCCCGATGATCCTCCCCGTGGTCGTCGAGGTCTGA